CTCACATCTTCCCCGTGACAGTCACAGTTTACTATTTTATGGTGAGTTTTTGGAGTTATCATTTTTCTCCTTAGAAATAAAAGCACCAGAAGGTTCCATAGAGGCACATAACCTTTGGGACCCTTAGTTAACTCGAGCATGAATGTGTAAAGACACTTCCAGACTATTCGGAAGTTATaacccctttttttttgttcctagCCATACGTTTCCAGATATGTTCAGATATTGAAAACGTTTTCAAGCTATGTTatgtattcatatatatattaaaggcGTACACATGAATCTccaatttaataaaatgatcTCATAAACCGGGGCTTCTAACTCTAGTGGTAAAGGGCTTACAGCTGTGAGTACCGTCACCAGGGTTCGAATCCCGGCCACTGgggaattaacatttcggcatcgccagggacagaggaccgacacgtgacaacacgtgactagtctggatcacttcggtggggccaggatacctctgtataattcaaaaaaatatataaaatgatctcatatgcatatacatatatatatgtttacttGTGAATTTAGTAATTATATTTGttacaaaagaaagaaatggcCTAAATTATATGGCCACATACCTCTCCTGGAACCTGGCAAGTCGCATTCACACTGAGCACCACCACAAAACTTCTAGGTAAATCAATTCGTACTCCATCGATCTCAATCATTTCTTTAATTTCTTAGCTTGTGGGAGATTAACCGAGGAATAACAcgtaaaaaatatgataagacttacttttttttcaaacaGAATTGATATATGACCTCATAATTAATCTGATTCTTattcaaaacttaattttttgtcttagaaatcaatttaaacGGTAGCCACTTATATGGTCGTTGGTAGAAAGAGGAGGGGAACAACCATGGAGTGGACACATTGGCTAATCATAACCACATCTACATACCATCCACTCACGTCACTCGTCAAACCAAAATCTATAAACtcccaagaaaataaaaataaaagagatcACATAAAGTCTATATTtctagaaccaaaaaaaaagagttatagATTATAAAACGTCCGCCATATTTCTACTCTCCTAATAGCTCACACCATCAAACACCAATTATATATCTCTTGTAGATCTTATACAACTCTTCAAGAGAAGctttgttatatttattttagtgatttaggttttatgtaaaaatgaaaagtatgATCCTGAAGACGACATTAGAACTCTTCAAGGGGGATGGAGTGTACTGGACGGATCATCTCGACAGAAGCCGATTGGCTAGTCGATCATACCGGCTGAGTAATGGATCGAACCGGGTTTCCAGAATCGGTACAATCCATTGCAAACGGTTAAGCATAACGAAGACCGGTATGCATGGTGGGACAAAAGCTCGAGCCGTCCTTAGCCCTGTGTCCGATCCGGCAGCTTCCTTAACCAAAAAGGTTAGTCTTCCATTTTATGTCTTTCTTTTAAGCCATGTTCTTACACTCGTTCTTATGTTTCATATGCGTCTTGATAAAAAAGACAACACCGATCATGGCCATGGGGTTGAACCATAGATGTTGCAGCTCTGTTTGTTCTCTTTCTTTTAATTGAATTATGTAGAGGAGTGTAAACCGGAGATGTATACTTGGCTTATCCTCTCAGTTGTGAACACAAAATCGATTACGCAATTGTGACATGGTTTGTCTTGTGAGAGGATTGTCAATGCTGGTTGGTCCCGTAATTCTTGTTTAAACATTAAACTTTTGAAGTTAAACTGATTAAATACATGAGATTTTTTTAATGAAGAGAGGTCAATAGTAGATAAACTTCATTAACCAGTTATGTTTTAATGAATCATCGGTCCAGTTTGGTGGTTTAAGGCCTAATTAGTGAACCGTGAACATTTTGCGTCGATACTTTAGATTCTTATGCCACTTGGGAGATCCACTGTGCAATTAGTAAGCCGTTTCGTAATTATACAAAAGAATACGTGAAGAATTTGGCTATTGGGAGATCCACTATCCACGTGATTTGGCAAtagaaacaaaaaccaaaacgtCAATCAAAATTCTTGGCTTCCAGGAATTTTGATATTAGCAAGTTCATGTGTTTAGATGGTATGAATGAGCTAGTTGAATTTTATATCAGTTTTGTGTTATTTCTTAGAATatcaagttaaaaaaatatccaGTAATTATAattagattatttaaaatatcaatataataACGAAGGGatagtttcaaaatttgcaatgctttcttaatatttttcttcattttagaAATCAGTGAGAAATATGCCATTTTGTTATAATATTAATGTTTTCaagaatttatgtttttatgggTTATTTTTCATTGGGTTTgagtaaaaagaaagaaattgcACAAATAGAAGAAAATGTTCGGAAAGAAAGAGTGGTGGTATAGTAAAGTGTTTGTGTGAGATCAGATATGGTTGACACATCTATGACGAGTCACCATAGGAACTTTCTTAAATTTTGGTCAATAATACTACAAAATTTAGCACTTCGAGGTTCGGATAATTTGGAATGGATCTCTTGACTAGATGACGATGTTGTTTGATTACGTATCACGAcaaattaagaattttaaatGATTCATTCATCTATAAGaattataatttcattttaaaagaaTTACAAGTTtcactttataataaaataattgattgtAAGAAGAGATTGTCTTTAAGGAATTATAAGCTTGTATTAGagtaaatacataaatttagttttaaaatattaaaattaaattatattaatttggtTTAGTGTACtccttttaatattttctatttttattatagtttaAATTGCAAACATTATATTTAGGTGATAGATAAATAGTCATCTCCAAATTAAGTTGGATAAAATTGATCAATTTTATCTATTTCATCCAGCTTAGTATATATAGACACATACATGTCTTCTTTAACTTGCACAAACGTTTCTTCAATATAACATTCAATCCCCAGAAAACTAAAAACCTACAAACATGATGCAGCGAGTGTTCACCTTTGGAAAGGGAAGAAGCGAAGGCAACAAGGGCATGAAGTCCTTGGTATGTATCATCATCTTATACACATTGTTAATAgttgttctgtttttttcaaaattttcttaataacaAACATTGTTTTTGTATGAAGTTGGGAGGTAAAGGAGCGAACCTGGCGGAGATGGCGAGCATAGGCTTGTCGGTGCCCCCGGGGCTAACCATATCCACGGAGGCTTGTCAGCAATACCAGGTCGCAGGCAAGAAGCTACCAGAAGGTTTATGGGAAGAGATTTTAGAAGGTCTTAGCTTCATCGAACGTGACATTGGAGCTTCCCTCGCCGATCCCTCCAAGCCACTCCTCCTCTCCGTCCGCTCCGGCGCCGCCGTAAGTATAAATATCTGTATTTTCTTGTTGTTGTCAGCATAATGTTTTATAAAACCATCTTTTAGATCAACGAATGAGATCAATGTGCGTTTTTTTCCCCAAACGTTTATCTtcatttgatttgttttgaaacaTATGGTTTTGCATTAGTTGAATGATATAagtttcatatataatattttagataaatacatataattattataaaaaaaattactaccTTTTTacctaaaatattattaaaatataaattaatttaaaaagctTACTTAGAAAATGAAAGCACCTTACATTTAGAAAGGGAGAGAGTAGATTAGTGTTTTAGgaaaaatgcattaattaataaaaatagaaaaacattaACATGACTTCGTTGTAGATCTCAATGCCCGGTATGATGGACACTGTACTTAACCTAGGCTTAAACGACCAAGTCGTGGTCGGTTTAGCAGCCAAAAGCGGAGAGCGTTTCGCTTACGATTCTTTCCGGCGGTTTCTTGACATGTTCGGTGACGTCGTAAGTCCTCTGTTTCTATACATTTTGAGATAACTTGTACGACAAGAAAAACTCTCTGACCACCTTCTCAATGCTATCTTTATTAATAAAAGGTATTGGGGATTCCACACGCCAAGTTTGAAGAGAAGCTAGAGAGGATGAAGGAGAGCAAAGGAGTCAAAAACGACACTGAGTTAAGCGCTGAGGATCTCAAAGAGCTGGTTGAGCAGTACAAGAGTATTTACTTGCAGGTCAAGGGTCAAGAGTTTCCTTCaggtttgattttttattttattttttaatctgaGATTTAAGTTACAACTTTCAGGTTTTGGTTCCATAACATGAAGGGATTAACTGCAGATCCGAAAAAGCAACTGGAACTAGCTATTGAAGCTGTGTTCGATTCTTGGGATAGTCCAAGAGCCATCAAGTACAGAAGCATTAACCAGATAAGTGGACTGAAAGGAACCGCAGTGAACATCCAGTGCATGGTGTTCGGAAACATGGGGGACACTTCAGGAACTGGTGTTCTCTTCACCAGGAACCCTAGCACCGGAGAGAAGAAGCTCTATGGAGAGTTTCTTGTCAATGCTCAGGTTTGGCTTCTCAAACTCTACTCTTTAGCTTCCTCAAAGACCGTTTGTTTCTCTTCTTACACTAATATGTTTATGGACAGGGAGAGGATGTGGTTGCAGGGATAAGAACACCAGAAGATTTGGACACAATGAAAAGATTAATGCCCCAGGCTTACGCGGAACTTGTAGAGAACTGTGACATCTTAGAGGCACATTACAAAGACATGATGGTTAGTACACATAAAATTCATATCAAGAAAAAACATGacattatatttagttttgaaaaaaatggtCTAAAACGTGTGTTGCAGGATATCGAGTTCACGGTGCAAGAGGAGAGGTTGTGGATGCTGCAATGCAGAGCGGGTAAGAGAACGGGTAAAGGTGCGGTGAAGATAGCAGTTGATATGGTGAGTGAAGGTCTTGTAGACAAATCTACTGCTATCAAAATGGTGGAGCCTCAACATCTTGATCAACTTCTTCACCCACAGGTATATATCTAATTAGACTCAAACTGAACGAACAGGGTTTAAGAAACAAAACAGAGAACAATGAAAGTTTCGGTTTTTTTCTTGATGGGTATAGTTTCATGACCCGTCGGGGTACCGTGAAAAAGTGGTAGCGAAAGGCTTACCGGCGTCTCCAGGAGCGGCGGTTGGGCAAGTTGTGTTCACGGCAGAGGAAGCCGAAGCTTGGCATGCTCAGGGGAAGAACGTGATTCTGGTTCGAACGGAGACAAGCCCTGAAGATGTTGGAGGTATGCACGCAGCTGAAGGTATATTAACAGCGAGAGGAGGCATGACGTCACACGCGGCGGTTGTTGCTCGTGGCTGGGGAAAGTGCTGCATCGCCGGTTGCTCAGAGATTCGAGTGGACGAGAACCATAAGGTTAAAAACATTTAATCTTTGCAAATTTTAAGGGaagcttgtttctcaagttAGGGTTTTGGTGAAACATTTCAGGTTTTATTGATTGGAGATATGGCGATAAATGAAGGTGAGTGGATCTCAATGAATGGAACAACTGGTGAAGTTATATTGGGGAAACAAGCATTAGCTCCTCCTGCTTTGAGTGCAGATTTAGAGACTTTCATGTCTTGGGCTGATGCAGTCAGACGTCTCAAGGTGTGTATGAGTTAACTTAACCCATTTGACATTTCTTCAAGATCTTTAACTCAAATGTATTGATGATCAATGAAGGTTATGGCGAATGCCGATACACCTGAAGACGCTATTGCAGCTAGGAAAAACGGAGCTGAAGGGATCGGTCTTTGTAGAACCGAACATATGGTAACTTCTTGTCCGTTCTTGATCTCATGTTTTCTTTAATGTTTGTGTCCAAAATCTTGATGttgtgtttggttttggtttggttaagtTCTTTGGAGCAGATAGGATTAAAGCAGTGAGAAAGATGATAATGGCGGTGACAACAGAGCAAAGGAAAGCTTCTCTAGACGTCTTGCTTCCTTACCAACGTTCTGATTTTGAAGGCATCTTCCGTGCAATGGATGGTTTACCAGTAACAATCCGTTTGTTAGACCCTCCCCTTCACGAGTTCCTCCCTGAAGGTGATTTGGACAACATAGTACAAGAGCTAGCTGCAGAGACAGGCATGAAAGAAGACCTCATCTTGTCACAGATTGAGAAACTCTCTGAAGTCAACCCAATGCTTGGTTTCCGCGGTTGCAGGTTCTCTCTTTTGCATCTGAGTTTATATTATACTGCCTTCATTACAGAAGAACAGTCTGGTTAACTTTGTATTATTCTTACAGGCTTGGAATATCATATCCAGAGCTAACGGAGATGCAAGCTCGTGCGATATTTGAAGCAGCAGCGTCAATGCAAGACCAAGGTGTTACTGTTCTTCCTGAGATTATGGTTCCACTTGTAGGAACTCCTCAGGTAATGTAAACCATCTTGCAAACATTTTTAAGTAAAGGTTAAAAAATTTACACTAGAAAGGATGATAATGACAGGAACTGGGTCACCAAGTTGATGTAATCAGGAAAGTTGCAAAGAAAGTGTTTGTTGAGAAGGGTCATACCGTGACCTACAAGGTTGGGACAATGATTGAGATCCCTCGAGCTGCGCTCATTGCAGATGAGGTAAAATGTAGTAATGTACTATTATGCTATACACTTAAAAACATGAAGCTGCTAAAGTAAGAAGAAACCCCTTTTGTTGACAGATTGCGGAACAAGCAGAGTTTTTCTCGTTTGGGACAAACGACTTGACGCAGATGACGTTTGGTTACAGTAGAGATGATGTTGCCAAGTTTCTACCCATGTATCTCGCCAAAGGAATCTTACAGCACGACCCTTTTGAGGTATGCATACAAGAAATAAGACAACTTCATTGACTCTCCAAGAGATGGAAACTTGATAGTTCATTTGTTTATGTTTGGATCAGGTTCTTGATCAGAAGGGTGTAGGACAATTGGTCAAGATGGCGACAGAAAGAGGACGAGCGGCTAGGCCTAACCTCAAGGTAAATTTGTTTCTGAATCAAAAACCGAATCACTTCGGATGAGTTGAGAATTTGGGATTGAATTGTGAGTGAAAATGAACAGGTTGGAGTATGTGGAGAGCATGGAGGAGAGCCTTCATCTGTTGCATTCTTTGCTGAAGCAGGACTTGACTATGTTTCTTGTTCTCCTTTCAGGTTTATATTCTACTTGCTGCTTAATCAGATTCCAGTTTTCTTATAAAAGACAATTTGAATTTGATGTACATTCTGTTGTTGCAGGGTTCCCATTGCAAGGCTAGCAGCTGCTCAAGTTGTTATTGCATGATGAACTAATTGAAGGCATTATTATTCTGTTAATAAAATAGCTTTGGTTATAAAATTTCCAGGAAAAAAAATGCACAAAACCAAAGATACTGGATAGTATAactttcttttaaaacaaataatatctGGAACTTCATGTGTTCACTGAAGATGTTAATAAAAGGGAATATTTTTGGAATGTTTTAGTATGTTAACACTTAAATATCAGTAACACAGGAAGGCGATAGacatttataagaaaatgataACAAGTCTGGTG
The Brassica napus cultivar Da-Ae chromosome A1, Da-Ae, whole genome shotgun sequence DNA segment above includes these coding regions:
- the LOC106352550 gene encoding pyruvate, phosphate dikinase 1, chloroplastic — translated: MKSMILKTTLELFKGDGVYWTDHLDRSRLASRSYRLSNGSNRVSRIGTIHCKRLSITKTGMHGGTKARAVLSPVSDPAASLTKKRVFTFGKGRSEGNKGMKSLLGGKGANLAEMASIGLSVPPGLTISTEACQQYQVAGKKLPEGLWEEILEGLSFIERDIGASLADPSKPLLLSVRSGAAISMPGMMDTVLNLGLNDQVVVGLAAKSGERFAYDSFRRFLDMFGDVVLGIPHAKFEEKLERMKESKGVKNDTELSAEDLKELVEQYKSIYLQVKGQEFPSDPKKQLELAIEAVFDSWDSPRAIKYRSINQISGLKGTAVNIQCMVFGNMGDTSGTGVLFTRNPSTGEKKLYGEFLVNAQGEDVVAGIRTPEDLDTMKRLMPQAYAELVENCDILEAHYKDMMDIEFTVQEERLWMLQCRAGKRTGKGAVKIAVDMVSEGLVDKSTAIKMVEPQHLDQLLHPQFHDPSGYREKVVAKGLPASPGAAVGQVVFTAEEAEAWHAQGKNVILVRTETSPEDVGGMHAAEGILTARGGMTSHAAVVARGWGKCCIAGCSEIRVDENHKVLLIGDMAINEGEWISMNGTTGEVILGKQALAPPALSADLETFMSWADAVRRLKVMANADTPEDAIAARKNGAEGIGLCRTEHMFFGADRIKAVRKMIMAVTTEQRKASLDVLLPYQRSDFEGIFRAMDGLPVTIRLLDPPLHEFLPEGDLDNIVQELAAETGMKEDLILSQIEKLSEVNPMLGFRGCRLGISYPELTEMQARAIFEAAASMQDQGVTVLPEIMVPLVGTPQELGHQVDVIRKVAKKVFVEKGHTVTYKVGTMIEIPRAALIADEIAEQAEFFSFGTNDLTQMTFGYSRDDVAKFLPMYLAKGILQHDPFEVLDQKGVGQLVKMATERGRAARPNLKVGVCGEHGGEPSSVAFFAEAGLDYVSCSPFRVPIARLAAAQVVIA